In the Oncorhynchus nerka isolate Pitt River linkage group LG2, Oner_Uvic_2.0, whole genome shotgun sequence genome, one interval contains:
- the nabp1b gene encoding nucleic acid binding protein 1b: protein MFAIVPNDAQFLIKDVRLGLKNLNLIFIVLEMGRVTKTKDGHEVRSCKVADKSGCITLSVWDEVGGLIQPGDILRLSRGYASLWKGCLTLYTGRGGDLQKIGDFCMVFSEVPNFSEPNPEALAQANRPSKVESQNSSSVSQSSTPSVPTLTYSSNGCSPLSRNPTYGSTGQQTGRGSGGPGTDSKPTESVGNSRDPRQGLKRK from the exons ATGTTCGCCATTGTGCCAAACGATGCTCAATTCTTGATAAAAGACGTAAGGTTGGGATTGAAGAATTTAAATTTAATCTTTATTGTGTTGGAAATGG GAAGGGTAACTAAAACAAAGGATGGGCATGAGGTTCGCTCCTGCAAG GTGGCTGATAAAAGTGGGTGCatcaccctgtctgtgtgggACGAGGTGGGTGGACTCATCCAGCCAGGAGACATCCTCCGCCTCTCACGagg cTATGCATCCCTGTGGAAGGGCTGTCTGACACTCTACACAGGCAGAGGAGGAGACCTGCAGAAGATAGGAGA ttttTGCATGGTCTTCTCTGAGGTGCCAAACTTTAGTGAACCAAACCCAGAGGCACTGGCCCAGGCCAACAGGCCG tctaaaGTTGAGTCCCAGAACAGTTCTTCTGTCAGTCAAAGCTCCACCCCCTCAGTCCCCACCCTCACATACTCTTCCAATGGATGCTCTCCGCTCTCCCGGAATCCAACCTATGGGAGCACAGGACAGCAGACTGGGCGAGGCTCCGGAGGTCCTGGCACCGACAGCAAGCCCACAGAATCTGTGGGCAACAGCAGGGACCCCCGGCAAGGGCTAAAGAGGAAATGA
- the LOC135573718 gene encoding mitochondrial pyruvate carrier 2-like has translation MALVGVRASYHRILNQIELKLPAKLRPFYNHPAGPKTVFFWAPVCKWGLVMAGMADMTRPADKLSPSQSGVLMTTGVIWSRYSLVIIPKNWGLFFVNGFLGLAGANQLVRIWMYQQEVKKQQDEKAQIPII, from the exons ATGGCTTTAGTGGGAGTTAGAGCTTCATACCACAGGATTCTTAACCAGATAGAGCTCAAACTACCTGCTAAACTGAGACCTTTCTACAACCATCCAGCAG GTCCAAAGACAGTCTTCTTCTGGGCACCAGTGTGTAAATGG ggtCTGGTTATGGCTGGCATGGCTGATATGACAAGGCCAGCTGATAAACTGAGTCCCTCTCAGTCTGGAGTACTCATGACTACAG GTGTTATTTGGTCCCGATATTCTCTTGTCATTATTCCGAAGAACTGGGGTCTCTTTTTTGTCAACGGTTTTCTTGGATTGGCAGGAGCCAATCAACTTGTTAGAATCTGGAT GTACCAACAGGAAGTAAAGAAGCAACAGGACGAGAAGGCCCAGATCCCCATCATataa